From the genome of Callithrix jacchus isolate 240 chromosome 7, calJac240_pri, whole genome shotgun sequence, one region includes:
- the ARHGAP12 gene encoding rho GTPase-activating protein 12 isoform X13 → MASKDKSSKKNVFELKTRQGTELLIQSDNDTVINDWFKVLSSTINNQAVETDEGIEEEIPDSPGIEKHDKEKEQKDPKKLRSLKVSTIDSSEQKKTKKNLKKFLTRRPTLQAVREKGYIKDQVFGSNLANLCQRENGTVPKFVKLCIEHVEEHGLDVDGIYRVSGNLAVIQKLRFAVNHDEKLDLNDSKWEDIHVITGALKMFFRELPEPLFTFNHFNDFVNAIKQEPRQRVTAVKDLIRQLPKPNQDTMQILFRHLRRVIENGEKNRMTYQSIAIVFGPTLLKPEKETGNIAVHTVYQNQIVELILLELSSIFGR, encoded by the exons ATGGCTTCAAAGGATAAATCCAGCAAAAAGAATGTATTTGAg CTGAAAACTCGTCAAGGAACAGAACTGCTAATTCAGTCTGACAATGACACTGTTATTAATGATTGGTTTAAAGTTCTTAGTAGTACAATCAATaatcag GCAGTAGAAACTGATGAAGGAATTGAGGAGGAGATACCGGATTCACCAGGAATAGAAAAGCATGATAAAGAAAAGGAACAGAAGGATCCTAAAAAACTTCGTT CCTTGAAAGTATCTACAATAGATtcttcagaacagaaaaaaaccaagaaaaactTAAAGAAGTTTCTCACACGACGCCCCACTTTGCAAGCTGTTCGTGAAAAGGGTTATATTAAAG ATCAGGTATTTGGATCCAATCTTGCTAATCTGTGTCAGAGAGAGAATGGCACAGTACCAAAGTTTGTGAAGTTATGTATTGAACACGTTGAAGAACATG GTTTGGATGTTGATGGGATATACAGAGTAAGTGGTAACCTCGCAGTGATCCAGAAACTAAGGTTTGCAGTCAATCACG ATGAGAAGTTGGACTTGAACGACAGTAAATGGGAAGATATTCATGTCATTACTGGAGCACTCAAAATGTTTTTTCGAGAATTACCAGAACCACTTTttacatttaatcattttaatgattttgttaATGCAATTA AGCAAGAACCAAGACAGCGAGTCACTGCTGTTAAGGACCTAATTAGACAGTTGCCAAAGCCAAACCAAGATACAATGCAGATTCTTTTCCGACATCTCAGAAG agttatagaaaatggagagaaaaatcgAATGACCTATCAGAGTATAGCAATTGTTTTTGGTCCCACTCTGTTAAAGCCAGAAAAAGAGACTGGTAATATAGCAGTTCATACTGTGTACCAAAATCAGATTGTAGAATTAATTCTTCTGGAGCTAAGTTCCATCTTCGGACGTTGA